CGCAAGCGCGCCGTGCTGCGGCAGGCACTGGAGGCCAACGCCGGCGCCACCGCGCCGCTCGACGCGCTGGCCGCCTTGGGCGGGCTGGAGGTGGCGACGCTCGTGGGCGCCGTGCTGCAGGCCGCCGCCGAGCGCCGCGTGGTCGTGGTGGACGGCTTCATCACCAGCGCCGCGGTGCTGGTGGCCAGCCGCCTCGCGCCGGCGGTGCTGGAGCGCTGCGTGTTCTCGCACCGCTCCGGCGAGCCGGGACACGCGCTGATGCTCGGCGCGCTGGGCGCAGAGCCATTGCTGGACCTGGGCCTGCGCCTGGGCGAGGGCTCGGGCGCCGCGCTGGCATGGCCGCTGCTCACCTCGGCCTGCGCCATCCTGCGGGAGATGGCGAGCTTCGAGGAAGCCGGCGTGGCGCAGAAGGCGGGTTGAGCGGTCGCGTCGGCGTTGCCCCCGCGCTCCTCGGCGGTGCCGGCGGGTTCAACGGCCCGGATCACCGTGAAAAGTGCTCCATGCCGCCGGATTCATTCAATAGTTTGCTATTAAATATGTAGCAAATGAGTCGCATGTGCCGGCGCCCATGCCGGGGCCGGGTGGCCCGGCCGCCGTCCGCAGCCGGAGATTGCGGCCCGGGGCAGGGCGGTCAGGCCGCTGCTTCCGCGGCTGCGCCGGCACCGTCTTTCGCGGCGATGTCCTTCAGCAGCGCCAGCAGCGGATCGTTCGGGTCCGGGCGGTGCGTCTCGGGCAGCGCGGGGTCCCAGTCGGGGTTGTGGCGGTTCAGCCAGGCGCCGGTGACGATGCTGCGGGCGATGTCCTGGCGGCGCTGGGTGGCGGCCTCGTCGTCGGTATCGTCCCCAGCCCCCGGGGTGCCTGCGGCGGCGGCCATGTCGGCATCGGCGGCGCGCAGCGTCTGCTCCACCTCGGCCACGGCGTTCTCGAAGTCGCGCAGCACGTAGTGCGCCAGCAGCGCGCGTTCATCGAAGGGCTCACCGGGGTCGCCGGGGGGCAGGGCCGGTGCGGCGAGGGGGCGGGCGAGGGCTTCGGCAGGGGTGTCGGTGCTCATGTCGGGCGCCTTTCGGGGGCTCGGGGTCAGAAGTAGGGGCGGTACGGCGCGTAGTGCTGTGCCGTGGCGTAGGGGTTGAAGCTGGCCGCGTAGTGCTGGAAGGCCGCCGCCGGGTACTGCACCGCGTGGTACACGTTGGCAGCCGTGTGCGCGGCGTGGTGCAGCGCCGCGCTGGCGCCGTAGGCCGCGGCGGCCACGCCGCCCAGGCCGGCCATGGCGCCGTAGGCGACCTGGTTCAGCTTGTAGTGGCCGTAGGCCGCGGCATGGTGCGCGAGGTGGTGGGGGTTGTAGTGCTGGATCGCCGGCATCACCGTGGCGGCGGCGTGGTACATGCCCGCGGCCATGCCGTAGTGCGCGGTCTGCGGGATGGCATGCATGTGGCTGTGCGCGCTGCCGAAGGAATAGCGCGCGGCCTGCTGGTGGTAATGCTTTTCGTATTTATGGGCCTGCGCCTCGTAGCGGAAACCCATCTTCTTGAACATGTCGGCCTTGAACCCGCTCACCTTGGCCTGGTATTTGTGGTGCAAGCCCTGGGCCGCCCCGTGCATGGCGGCGCCCGCGTGGTAGCCCATGCCCGCGAAGGTGTTCGACATGATGCCGCGCGGGCGGGAGGGCAGCGCGGAGCGCGGCGACATCGTGGGCTCCTGGTGCGGCATGCCGCCGCGCCCGTGCAGGCCGGTGTGGCTGTGCAGCAGCGACCGCGGCCGCGTGGTCTCCGGCCCGGTGGTGGTTTGGCGGTCGGGTGCCGTGGGGTGCGGCACGCCGTGTGTTCTGTTGAACTTGACCTCGTTCATGGCGGCTCCAGTGGTTCGGCCGGCACGGCACAGGGCCGCGCTTCGGTGATGCCGATGGTGGCGCGGACCGGCGCGTCGCCGTGCCCGGCGTGCGAAGCCGTGGCCGCCGCCGCGAAAGCACTGGCTCGGCGCTGGCGTGGCACCGGCATGCGCGGGCTGCCTGGGGCGGTGCGGGCCGGCCCTGCCTGCCCCGGGGTGGGGCGGTCGCGCGCTCCGCCAGGTTGGTGCAGTGCGCGCCGCGTGCACCGTGTCGCGGCAATTCTGTATACAAAATGGTGCGCAAACGGTATGCGGTGCTGGCACGCCGCTTGCGTACCGCCGGGGCATGGATGCCAACCCCTCCCTCTCCCCGGCCCCGGCCGCCATCGAGATCGTGGCGCTGACCAAGCGCTATGCCACGGGCCAGCCCGCCGTCGACGGCATCGACCTGCGCATCGCGAGCGGCAGCTACTGCTGCCTGCTGGGGCCCTCGGGCTGCGGCAAGAGCACCACGCTGCGCATGATCGCGGGGCACGAGTCGGTGACCAGCGGCGACGTGCTGCTGGACAACCGCAACATCACCGACCTGCCGGCCGCCGCGCGCGGCACGGCGATGATGTTCCAGAGCTTCGCGCTGTTCCCGCACCTCACTGCGCTGGACAACGTGGCCTTCAGCCTGAAGATGCAGGGCGTGGCGCGCGCCGGCCGGCACCGCCGCGCGCAGGACCTGCTGGAGCGCGTGGCCATGGGCCACCTCGCGCAGCGCAAGCCGGCCGAGCTGTCGGGCGGGCAGCAGCAGCGCGTGGCGCTGGCGCGTGCGCTGATCACCGAGCCGCGCGTGCTGCTGCTCGACGAGCCGCTCTCGGCGCTCGACCCGTTCCTGCGCGTGCAGATGCGTGCGGAGCTGCGGCGATGGCAGAAGGAGCTGGGGCTGACCTTCATCCACGTCACGCACTCGCAGGAAGAGGCGATGGCGCTGGCCGACACGATGGTGGTGATGAACCACGGACGCATCGAGCAGGTGGGCTCGCCGCACACGGTCTACAACCGCCCGGCCACCGAATTCGTGGCGCGCTT
The DNA window shown above is from Acidovorax sp. NCPPB 4044 and carries:
- a CDS encoding ABC transporter ATP-binding protein, with product MDANPSLSPAPAAIEIVALTKRYATGQPAVDGIDLRIASGSYCCLLGPSGCGKSTTLRMIAGHESVTSGDVLLDNRNITDLPAAARGTAMMFQSFALFPHLTALDNVAFSLKMQGVARAGRHRRAQDLLERVAMGHLAQRKPAELSGGQQQRVALARALITEPRVLLLDEPLSALDPFLRVQMRAELRRWQKELGLTFIHVTHSQEEAMALADTMVVMNHGRIEQVGSPHTVYNRPATEFVARFMGGHNVLATAEGPVGVRTDRIRIDSPGTPLPEGSAQRPAVVTDVEYQGTHVLVGLQDGAAGTPAATAAAAYSAMVSEAAFAARPWSVGDAALVHWTRDIAHPLGRPAA